One Loxodonta africana isolate mLoxAfr1 chromosome 15, mLoxAfr1.hap2, whole genome shotgun sequence genomic window carries:
- the NMS gene encoding neuromedin-S — translation MKYFPPQLTSILAIYCFCMLPTPSSGFPQPLSDPPEALAIVQLEQLAYCLNQWATLSIQSKVNQDIHKRFLFHYSRSQEPTHPVKTEFPPVHPLMRLAAKLANRRLERFLQPVGALSLSTPPCFLGQ, via the exons ATGAAATATTTTCCTCCCCAACTCACCTCCATCTTGGCCATCTACTGCTTCTGCATGCTACCAACTCCCTCCTCAG GATTTCCTCAACCTTTAAGTGATCCTCCGGAAGCCTTGGCTATTGTGCAGCTTGAG caACTGGCATATTGTCTGAATCAGTGGGCAACTCTTTCTATCCAAAGTaag GTTAATCAAGACATACACAAAAGG TTTTTGTTTCACTACTCCAGATCTCAGGAGCCAACACATCCAGTTAAAACAGAG TTTCCTCCCGTGCACCCTTTAATGCGCCTAGCTGCAAAGCTCGCCAACCGGAGGCTGGAAAGGTTTCTGCAGCCAGTAGGTGCTCTTTCTCTTTCTACCCCGCCATGTTTTTTAGGCCAGTGA